The genomic segment CAGCTTGGGTACGACGATGCGTACGACCGCGATGCGAACCTCGGTGACGCCCTTATCGATGGTGAAGACCCCGAAGACCTGCTTATTGAGACGGACTTCGGCGTTCACCTCCTCCCGTCGAGCAACGAGCTTGAGAACGTCGAGACGAGGCTGAAGGACGAACGGTTCGCAGACGTGAAGCTTCGGCGGAACGTTGTCGACCCGCTCATTCAAAACGGATACGACTACGTGATAATTGATGCTGCCGGCGGCCGTGGGAAACTTTCCGATAACGCCCTCATCGCCGTCCAGCGCGTCATTATCCCGCTAATTCCGCGTGCTGGCTCGATCAACGGTCTCAACAAAATGATTGAACGCCAGATCTCCCCAATCCGGCAGAATATCGGGTTAGATATCCTCGCAGTCACTCCGAATATGATTCGCGAAACGATGGGGCAACACAACGAGCATCGGACTCTCGTTGAAAATCTCAACCGAGAGTTCGGTTCATTCGTCCCAGAGTACGCTCGTGTGGACTCGGAGATCTTCGATGCCCTCGATGATTCGGGACGCACCATCGATAGTATTCCGAAGCCAGGGATTCGCGAACGGACCGCGATTTCTCGCGCGTTCAAGCAAGGAATGCCGGTCTCGGAGTTCGACGAAGATTGCGACCAGATCCCGAATTTCGACCACTTAGCGGACCTCGTGGAGGAACACAGCCATGCCTAATGAGGACGACCGTTTCGGGGACGTCGCTGAACAGCTCAAACAAACGGA from the Natronomonas gomsonensis genome contains:
- a CDS encoding ParA family protein, giving the protein MSADEFEGLPGAAVSLLKGGVGKSTIALNIADRLAARGHETVLLDLDKDGHMTTQLGYDDAYDRDANLGDALIDGEDPEDLLIETDFGVHLLPSSNELENVETRLKDERFADVKLRRNVVDPLIQNGYDYVIIDAAGGRGKLSDNALIAVQRVIIPLIPRAGSINGLNKMIERQISPIRQNIGLDILAVTPNMIRETMGQHNEHRTLVENLNREFGSFVPEYARVDSEIFDALDDSGRTIDSIPKPGIRERTAISRAFKQGMPVSEFDEDCDQIPNFDHLADLVEEHSHA